From Drosophila yakuba strain Tai18E2 chromosome 2L, Prin_Dyak_Tai18E2_2.1, whole genome shotgun sequence, one genomic window encodes:
- the LOC6528829 gene encoding uncharacterized protein LOC6528829 has product MEFLDPKLHSIDKLCAQFEEYKKNRDEEHSKLENKLKTKFNLDGDLRELNIKMETLRVGMQQLDDQQKFQSHQRKLMSHTMFSTIDADSSDEIQVPSEDKDTIPNKLLIKCEVKNCIFEGCQRRIDSQLLLLHYFCDHDNKDASFRHCLPVVKDEQIVLSFKPKSCKHHDNQVLGLLAYNAQQLLMSQRQCEAYNSFLLKQHSHLEGHIPLVVLVCRTSPNVGLRDRRLPDSQRNSEFVLWLVTPSDGMQLNVTLSLYGRDIAVKTGCVLGVRKVNYNQDADYYMAVDENYWRLTYAEVEKLSNNFRDELHLEVLVTEP; this is encoded by the coding sequence ATGGAGTTCCTGGACCCAAAGCTCCACAGCATCGACAAGTTGTGCGCACAATTCGAAGAGTATAAAAAGAACCGTGATGAAGAGCATTCGAAACTGGAGAACAAGCTGAAGACCAAGTTCAATTTGGATGGCGATCTTAGGGAGCTCAACATCAAAATGGAAACACTGCGCGTGGGAATGCAACAGCTGGATGACCAGCAGAAGTTTCAGTCGCATCAAAGAAAGCTAATGTCTCACACGATGTTCAGCACCATTGATGCAGATTCTTCAGATGAAATTCAAGTCCCTTCGGAGGACAAAGATACTATCCCCAACAAACTTCTGATAAAGTGCGAGgtaaaaaattgtatattcgAGGGCTGCCAAAGGCGAATAGACAGtcagctgcttttgctgcactACTTCTGTGATCATGATAACAAGGATGCTTCCTTTAGGCACTGCCTTCCCGTAGTAAAAGATGAACAGATTGTGCTTTCTTTCAAGCCAAAGAGCTGCAAGCATCATGATAATCAGGTTTTGGGCCTTCTGGCTTACAATGCACAACAGTTATTGATGTCCCAGCGGCAATGTGAGGCCTATAACAGCTTCCTGCTTAAGCAGCACTCACACCTGGAAGGTCACATCCCGTTGGTGGTGCTAGTGTGCCGGACATCACCTAATGTGGGTCTGCGAGATAGGCGTTTACCAGATAGCCAGAGAAACAGCGAGTTCGTGCTCTGGCTGGTCACACCCAGCGACGGAATGCAGCTGAACGTTACGCTCAGTCTCTACGGAAGAGATATTGCAGTAAAAACCGGCTGTGTTCTAGGTGTTCGAAAGGTTAATTATAACCAGGACGCGGACTATTACATGGCAGTCGACGAAAACTACTGGCGTCTGACGTACGCCGAAGTGGAGAAACTTTCAAACAATTTCCGTGACGAGCTGCACCTGGAGGTTTTAGTTACTGAGCCATAG